A window of the Tessaracoccus sp. MC1865 genome harbors these coding sequences:
- the treZ gene encoding malto-oligosyltrehalose trehalohydrolase, producing the protein MRPEVWAPLPTVVELQVATSRHPMRPDPHRSGWWVSDRELEPGSRYGFVLDGEGPFPDPRSLSLPDGVHGLSRAVALTGQRPTRYGGTPLRGKVLYELHVGTFTDEGTLDAAAGRLADLLELGVEAVELMPLSAFAGVRGWGYDGVAPWSVHAPYGDQEALVRFVDAAHDHGLAVLLDVVHNHLGPEGNYLSKFGPYFTERHTTPWGPAVNLDDAGAAEVRRYLIGSARHFLVDIGMDGLRLDAVHALRDDSPRHFVAELSDEVAGWEAETGRPLTLFAESDLNRAEMVSPVGTSPGARGMDGQWADDIHHALHSFFGRETQGYYVDYGTPEILVKALTRVFVRDGGISAFRGTPWGAPVDPTSPHYDGHSFVASLQNHDQVGNRAVGDRFHMHAGHAAQSAAAALYLLGPFTPMLFMGEEWAASSPFPYFSQLGPELGPLVTEGRAREFAAMGWQQQTPDPQAEETFLSAKLHWEERSEGNHAEMLEWYRTLLRLRREHPEFRSPDLAAVGAEVLDADTVALHRGPFTILASRVPDRVRAPRGEVLASTGGCIVVRRG; encoded by the coding sequence ATGCGCCCAGAGGTCTGGGCGCCCCTGCCCACCGTCGTCGAACTGCAGGTGGCCACCAGCCGCCACCCCATGCGGCCGGACCCCCACAGGTCAGGCTGGTGGGTCTCGGACCGTGAGCTCGAACCCGGAAGCCGCTATGGCTTCGTCCTGGACGGCGAGGGCCCCTTCCCGGACCCGCGTTCTCTCAGCCTCCCGGACGGGGTACACGGCCTCAGCCGCGCTGTGGCTCTGACTGGGCAACGCCCAACGCGATATGGCGGGACGCCCCTCCGCGGCAAGGTCCTCTACGAACTGCACGTCGGCACGTTCACGGACGAGGGCACCCTCGATGCCGCCGCCGGTCGTCTCGCCGACCTCCTCGAGCTCGGGGTCGAGGCCGTCGAACTGATGCCGCTGAGCGCTTTCGCCGGCGTCCGGGGGTGGGGCTACGACGGCGTCGCGCCCTGGTCCGTGCACGCGCCCTACGGCGATCAGGAGGCCCTCGTGCGCTTCGTCGACGCGGCCCATGACCACGGGTTGGCCGTGCTCCTCGACGTGGTGCACAACCACCTCGGCCCCGAGGGGAACTACCTGTCGAAGTTCGGCCCGTACTTCACCGAGCGCCACACCACGCCCTGGGGACCGGCCGTCAACCTGGACGATGCGGGGGCCGCGGAGGTGCGCCGCTATCTGATCGGGTCGGCCCGCCATTTCCTCGTCGACATCGGGATGGACGGGCTGCGCCTCGACGCCGTGCACGCTCTCCGGGACGACTCGCCGCGGCATTTCGTCGCGGAACTCTCCGACGAGGTGGCCGGCTGGGAGGCCGAGACCGGCCGACCGCTCACCCTGTTCGCGGAGTCAGACCTGAACCGAGCCGAGATGGTCTCCCCCGTCGGCACGTCCCCCGGAGCCAGGGGCATGGACGGGCAGTGGGCCGACGACATCCACCACGCGCTGCACTCATTCTTCGGCAGAGAGACGCAGGGCTACTACGTCGACTACGGCACCCCCGAGATCCTCGTCAAGGCCCTCACCAGGGTGTTCGTGCGTGACGGGGGCATCTCCGCCTTCCGGGGCACGCCGTGGGGGGCGCCAGTGGACCCGACGAGCCCCCACTACGACGGGCACTCGTTCGTGGCCTCGCTGCAGAACCACGACCAGGTGGGCAACCGGGCCGTGGGCGACCGCTTCCACATGCATGCCGGTCACGCCGCTCAGTCGGCCGCCGCGGCGCTGTACCTCCTGGGGCCCTTCACGCCGATGCTCTTCATGGGAGAGGAGTGGGCCGCCTCCAGCCCATTCCCCTACTTCAGCCAGCTCGGCCCGGAGCTCGGGCCGTTGGTGACCGAGGGCCGGGCCCGGGAATTCGCCGCCATGGGATGGCAGCAACAGACCCCTGACCCCCAGGCTGAGGAAACCTTCCTCAGCGCGAAGCTGCACTGGGAGGAGCGTTCCGAGGGGAACCACGCCGAGATGCTCGAGTGGTACCGCACCCTGCTCCGCCTGCGCCGCGAACACCCCGAGTTCCGCAGCCCGGACCTCGCCGCCGTCGGTGCCGAGGTGCTCGACGCAGACACCGTGGCGCTGCACCGGGGACCGTTCACGATCCTCGCCTCCCGCGTGCCGGACCGGGTGAGGGCCCCCCGCGGCGAGGTGCTCGCATCGACCGGCGGCTGCATCGTCGTGCGGCGCGGGTGA
- the mce gene encoding methylmalonyl-CoA epimerase, whose product MENSDLFICIDHVGLAVPDLDEAVKFHTEVFGWRELHREVNEEQGVAEAMMGTGEQGEENAKIQLLAPLNENSTIAKFIDRNGAGMQQLAYRVADLDKVSETLKERGMRLLFPEAKRGTGGSRINFVHPKDARGVLLELVELPKEPAAH is encoded by the coding sequence ATGGAAAACTCTGATCTGTTCATCTGCATCGATCACGTCGGCCTGGCCGTCCCGGACCTCGATGAGGCCGTCAAGTTCCACACGGAGGTCTTCGGCTGGCGCGAACTGCACCGCGAGGTCAACGAGGAGCAGGGCGTCGCCGAGGCCATGATGGGCACCGGCGAGCAGGGCGAGGAGAACGCCAAGATCCAGCTCCTGGCCCCGCTGAACGAGAACTCGACCATCGCCAAGTTCATCGACCGCAACGGTGCCGGCATGCAACAGCTCGCCTACCGCGTGGCGGACCTCGACAAGGTCAGCGAAACCCTCAAGGAGCGCGGCATGCGCCTCCTGTTCCCGGAGGCCAAGCGCGGCACCGGCGGCTCCCGCATCAACTTCGTGCACCCCAAGGACGCACGTGGTGTGCTCCTCGAGCTCGTTGAACTCCCCAAGGAGCCCGCAGCGCACTGA
- a CDS encoding DivIVA domain-containing protein produces the protein MTEPQDLETEETGLNLFDDRASAVGSFPNSMLGYDKHSVDSYVRELENRVAELKMQVREQARETRYVRDTVGDTDFSRLGAHAAGLLRSAEAQAGDLIDRAQHEAERIKTEARRTAAALRESAQQEADDVRLTGLAGLRQLRQEQAQAGKATLETARRDADLILEDARIRAKAVLDGATARSESLLEAGRAEANRVLKEAERRAIELKLETERAAEKSATELAAHAKATDDAIAERLAQADKDAAAATDRARKARDEAQAIRAEAVKAAEDIRLTATRQSEETLTVLRERVSRAEAELEEKVAWRKEQLEREIASLEARRANALGQLSNLRALAEESGEQYAETTAVIPTADPDSETTIIRNSNEQP, from the coding sequence GTGACTGAACCCCAGGACCTCGAAACCGAGGAGACCGGACTCAACCTGTTCGACGACAGGGCCTCGGCTGTGGGCAGCTTCCCCAATTCGATGCTCGGCTATGACAAGCATTCCGTCGACAGTTACGTGCGGGAACTGGAGAACCGCGTCGCCGAACTCAAGATGCAGGTGCGTGAGCAGGCCCGCGAAACCCGCTACGTCCGCGACACCGTCGGCGACACGGATTTCAGCCGGCTGGGCGCCCACGCCGCCGGCCTTCTCCGGTCTGCCGAGGCGCAGGCGGGCGACCTCATCGACCGCGCCCAGCATGAAGCGGAACGGATCAAGACGGAAGCGCGGCGCACCGCGGCAGCGCTGCGCGAGTCCGCGCAGCAGGAAGCAGACGACGTGCGCCTCACCGGCCTCGCGGGGCTGCGCCAACTCCGCCAGGAGCAGGCACAGGCGGGCAAGGCCACGCTCGAAACCGCGCGCCGCGACGCGGACCTCATCCTCGAAGACGCCCGCATCCGGGCCAAGGCAGTGCTCGACGGCGCCACCGCGCGCTCCGAGAGCCTCCTCGAAGCCGGCCGGGCAGAAGCGAACCGGGTGCTGAAGGAGGCGGAGCGCCGGGCCATCGAGCTCAAACTTGAAACCGAGCGCGCCGCGGAGAAGTCGGCCACGGAACTCGCGGCCCATGCGAAGGCCACGGACGACGCCATCGCTGAGCGCCTCGCCCAGGCGGACAAGGACGCTGCTGCCGCGACGGACCGGGCCAGGAAGGCCCGCGACGAGGCCCAGGCCATCCGCGCCGAGGCTGTCAAGGCTGCTGAGGACATTCGGCTGACCGCCACCCGCCAGAGCGAGGAGACGCTCACCGTCCTCCGCGAGCGCGTTTCCCGCGCGGAGGCGGAACTTGAGGAGAAGGTCGCCTGGCGCAAGGAACAGTTGGAGCGCGAGATCGCCTCGCTGGAAGCCCGCCGCGCCAACGCGCTCGGGCAACTGAGCAACCTGCGTGCCCTGGCAGAGGAATCCGGCGAGCAGTACGCGGAGACCACCGCGGTCATCCCGACCGCAGATCCGGACAGTGAGACCACCATCATCCGAAACAGCAACGAGCAGCCGTGA
- the treY gene encoding malto-oligosyltrehalose synthase, with protein sequence MARSASALPTSTYRLQLNAEFTFEDATRQLPYLASLGVTHIFCSPILQAAPGSMHGYDVVDHSRVSVECGGEDGFRRMVAAARELELGIVVDVVPNHMAVPTPLWLNHALWDVLRSGADSEFAGWFDIDLTRSRAILMPVLGRRIGDELADNTIRLENRMFPGGGEPVIVYHDHVFPVRPGTEHLPLIELLEQQWYRLAYWKVGNEELNYRRFFDVDTLAAIRVEDPEVFETSHAKLIELFDEGLIDGFRIDHPDGLATPRGYLQMLQRATGGCWVVVEKILEPHEQLPEGSRCAGTTGYDALLRVNGLFHDPSQLARLNDLWERTADTSEGWFGQVLQQAKEELVRTMLFTEVNRLTSIAVAVCGSDLRLRDHTRRDLERAIRSLLVQMDRYRAYLEPGLPANDAELAVVREAADRARPELDDDEQATLDFIAALVSGEDPTGEDGGPETLPSVTAHPVTTELPDSPPDVGALRAEFMIRFAQTCGPVMAKAKEDTAFYRWNRFVGVNEVGSEPTIVGISPDAFHDFCEQLNQQWPATMTTLSTHDTKRSEDVRARLSALLEHAKAWEACLAELRAATEEIRSPLVDGATELLVWQTLAAVRPITEERLDRYLTKAMREAKRHTTWTAPEAAYESAVLDLAHAGLRNDRCAAALAEFDDVTADTVRCNVLGAKLIQLTMPGVPDVYQGCEIVNVSLVDPDNRRPVDFVRRAKLLAELDAITAPGSLDAEKLLVTSRALRLRRQNADAFRGPGATYAPVPTTSGHAVAFARGTEGGGVTAVAVATRLPSALAERGGWGEHLIILPEGRYRCMFTGLEIEGGAQPLASLLTDLPVSLLMAVDA encoded by the coding sequence ATGGCACGGTCCGCTTCCGCCCTTCCCACGTCCACTTACCGCCTTCAGCTGAACGCCGAATTCACCTTCGAGGACGCCACCAGGCAGCTGCCCTATCTGGCCTCCCTGGGCGTCACCCACATCTTCTGCTCCCCCATCCTCCAGGCCGCCCCGGGCTCCATGCACGGCTACGACGTGGTGGACCACTCGCGGGTCTCCGTGGAGTGCGGCGGCGAGGACGGGTTCCGCAGAATGGTGGCGGCCGCCCGGGAACTGGAGCTCGGCATCGTCGTCGACGTCGTACCCAACCACATGGCGGTTCCCACCCCACTGTGGCTCAACCACGCGCTGTGGGACGTGCTGCGCTCGGGCGCTGACTCGGAGTTCGCCGGCTGGTTCGACATCGACCTCACCCGTTCCCGCGCCATCCTCATGCCGGTGCTCGGCAGGCGCATCGGAGACGAACTGGCAGACAACACGATCCGGCTGGAGAACCGGATGTTCCCCGGCGGCGGCGAGCCGGTCATCGTCTACCACGACCATGTCTTCCCGGTCCGCCCGGGCACTGAGCACCTGCCGCTCATCGAACTCCTCGAGCAGCAGTGGTACCGCCTGGCCTACTGGAAGGTCGGCAACGAGGAACTCAACTACCGGCGCTTCTTCGACGTCGACACGCTCGCGGCCATCCGCGTGGAGGACCCGGAGGTCTTCGAGACGAGCCACGCCAAGCTCATCGAACTGTTCGACGAGGGGCTGATCGACGGCTTCCGCATCGACCACCCCGACGGCCTGGCCACCCCGCGCGGCTACCTCCAGATGCTGCAGCGCGCCACCGGGGGCTGCTGGGTGGTGGTGGAGAAGATCCTCGAGCCGCACGAGCAGTTGCCGGAGGGCTCCCGGTGCGCGGGCACCACGGGCTACGACGCCCTGCTGCGCGTCAACGGCCTCTTCCACGATCCCAGCCAGTTGGCCAGGCTGAACGACCTCTGGGAGCGCACCGCGGACACCTCCGAGGGTTGGTTCGGCCAGGTGCTGCAGCAGGCCAAGGAGGAACTGGTCAGGACGATGCTGTTCACGGAGGTCAATCGGCTCACCTCCATCGCCGTGGCCGTCTGCGGCTCAGACCTGAGACTGCGCGACCACACCCGTCGCGACCTCGAGCGGGCGATCCGGAGCCTGCTCGTCCAGATGGACCGCTACAGGGCCTACCTCGAACCCGGGCTGCCCGCCAACGACGCCGAGCTCGCCGTCGTTCGGGAGGCGGCAGACCGCGCGCGCCCGGAGCTCGACGACGACGAGCAGGCCACGCTCGACTTCATAGCGGCCCTCGTCTCGGGCGAAGACCCCACTGGTGAGGATGGCGGCCCCGAGACCCTGCCCTCGGTGACGGCGCACCCCGTCACCACCGAACTGCCGGACTCACCGCCTGATGTGGGTGCCCTCCGCGCGGAGTTCATGATCCGATTCGCCCAGACCTGCGGGCCGGTGATGGCCAAGGCCAAGGAGGACACCGCCTTCTACCGCTGGAACCGCTTCGTCGGCGTCAACGAGGTGGGCAGCGAACCCACCATCGTCGGGATCTCGCCGGATGCCTTCCATGACTTCTGCGAGCAGCTCAATCAGCAGTGGCCGGCCACCATGACCACCCTGTCCACGCACGACACCAAGCGCTCCGAGGACGTCCGGGCCCGGCTGTCCGCGCTGCTGGAGCACGCCAAGGCCTGGGAGGCGTGCCTGGCCGAACTGCGCGCCGCCACAGAGGAGATCCGCTCGCCGCTGGTCGACGGCGCCACCGAACTGCTCGTGTGGCAGACCCTGGCGGCCGTGCGTCCCATCACCGAGGAACGGCTCGACAGGTACCTCACCAAGGCGATGCGCGAGGCGAAGCGGCACACCACCTGGACCGCCCCGGAAGCCGCCTACGAGTCGGCGGTGCTGGACCTCGCGCACGCGGGGCTGAGGAACGACCGGTGCGCCGCGGCACTGGCGGAGTTCGACGATGTGACCGCGGACACCGTCCGCTGCAACGTGCTGGGCGCGAAGCTGATCCAACTGACCATGCCCGGGGTGCCGGACGTGTACCAGGGCTGCGAGATCGTCAACGTCTCGCTCGTCGACCCCGACAACCGCCGGCCGGTGGATTTCGTCAGGCGCGCCAAGCTGCTCGCCGAGCTCGACGCCATCACCGCACCGGGCTCCCTGGACGCCGAGAAGCTCCTGGTCACCAGCCGCGCCCTGCGGCTGCGGCGCCAGAACGCCGACGCCTTCCGCGGCCCGGGGGCCACCTACGCGCCGGTCCCCACCACCTCCGGTCACGCAGTGGCCTTCGCACGGGGCACCGAAGGCGGCGGCGTAACCGCCGTCGCCGTCGCCACCCGGCTGCCCTCTGCACTGGCTGAGCGTGGCGGCTGGGGCGAGCACCTGATCATCCTCCCCGAGGGCCGGTACCGCTGCATGTTCACCGGTCTGGAGATCGAGGGCGGCGCGCAACCACTGGCGAGCCTCCTGACAGACCTCCCCGTCTCGCTGCTGATGGCGGTGGACGCCTGA
- the pgm gene encoding phosphoglucomutase (alpha-D-glucose-1,6-bisphosphate-dependent) produces MAHERAGLPAQESDLINVDELLAAYYDRTPDPSNPDEMVVFGTSGHRGSSLDTAFNEAHIAATTQAIVEYRAAQGTTGPLFIGKDTHALSLPAWKTALEVLHANGVKVLAEREDEYTPTPAVSRAIIRYNNTGGAAQADGIVVTPSHNPPRDGGFKYNPPTGGPADSDATEVIAARANELLSDMGAVRRTPYERIATDIERYDYRSPYCAELAQALNFPAIMSAGLTHGADPMGGASVQYWQYLAEQGLPIEVVNPEVDPTWRFMTLDTDGKIRMDCSSPNAMASLVAQRDRYTVATGNDADSDRHGIVTPDAGLMNPNAYLAVAINYLFAHRSRWSSAAGIGKTLVSSSLIDKVATKLGRRLVEVPVGFKWFVPGLMDGSIGFGGEESAGASFLTLDGRTWTTDKDGILLALLASEIIAVTGKTPSEHYAELEAEFGRSYYARVDADANREQKARLGSLGRADVTVDELAGEPIRTVLSHAPGNDAPIGGIKVTTDSAWFAARPSGTEDKYKIYAESLRSEEHLAEVQVAAKALVDAALEN; encoded by the coding sequence ATGGCACATGAGCGCGCCGGCCTGCCGGCCCAGGAATCAGATCTCATCAACGTCGACGAACTCCTCGCCGCCTACTACGACCGCACGCCGGATCCGTCCAACCCGGACGAGATGGTCGTCTTCGGCACGTCGGGGCACCGTGGTTCCTCCCTCGACACCGCCTTCAATGAGGCGCACATCGCCGCCACCACCCAGGCGATCGTCGAGTACCGCGCCGCGCAGGGCACCACCGGGCCGCTGTTCATCGGCAAGGACACCCACGCCCTGTCGCTGCCCGCCTGGAAGACGGCGCTCGAGGTGCTGCACGCCAACGGCGTGAAGGTGCTGGCCGAGCGCGAGGACGAGTACACCCCCACGCCCGCCGTCTCGCGCGCCATCATCCGGTACAACAACACCGGCGGCGCGGCGCAGGCGGACGGCATCGTCGTGACCCCGTCGCACAACCCGCCGCGCGACGGCGGCTTCAAGTACAACCCCCCGACGGGGGGTCCTGCAGACAGCGACGCCACCGAGGTGATCGCCGCCCGCGCCAACGAACTGCTCTCGGACATGGGCGCCGTCAGGCGCACACCCTACGAGAGGATCGCCACGGACATCGAGCGCTACGACTACCGCTCCCCCTACTGCGCGGAGCTGGCCCAGGCGCTCAACTTCCCCGCCATCATGTCGGCCGGCCTCACGCACGGTGCTGATCCCATGGGCGGCGCGTCCGTCCAGTACTGGCAGTACCTCGCCGAGCAGGGCCTCCCCATCGAGGTCGTCAACCCTGAGGTGGACCCCACCTGGCGGTTCATGACGCTCGACACCGACGGCAAGATCCGCATGGACTGCTCCTCCCCCAACGCCATGGCCTCGCTCGTCGCCCAGCGCGACAGGTACACCGTCGCCACCGGCAACGATGCGGATTCGGACCGCCACGGCATCGTCACGCCGGACGCCGGCCTGATGAACCCCAACGCCTACCTGGCGGTGGCTATCAACTACCTGTTCGCCCACCGTTCCCGCTGGTCGTCCGCCGCCGGCATCGGCAAGACGCTGGTGTCGAGTTCGCTGATCGACAAGGTGGCCACCAAGCTCGGCCGGCGCCTCGTGGAGGTCCCGGTCGGCTTCAAGTGGTTCGTGCCGGGCCTGATGGACGGCTCCATCGGCTTCGGCGGTGAGGAATCAGCGGGCGCGTCCTTCCTGACGCTGGACGGCCGTACGTGGACCACGGACAAGGACGGCATCCTCCTGGCGCTGCTGGCGTCCGAGATCATCGCCGTCACCGGCAAGACCCCCAGCGAGCACTACGCGGAACTCGAGGCCGAATTCGGCAGGTCCTACTACGCACGCGTGGACGCCGACGCCAACCGCGAGCAGAAGGCGCGCCTCGGCAGCCTCGGCCGCGCCGACGTGACCGTCGACGAGTTGGCCGGGGAGCCCATCCGCACGGTGCTGTCGCACGCCCCCGGCAACGACGCGCCCATCGGCGGCATCAAGGTGACCACGGACAGCGCCTGGTTCGCGGCGCGCCCGTCCGGTACCGAGGACAAGTACAAGATCTATGCCGAATCGCTGCGCTCCGAGGAGCATCTCGCGGAGGTGCAGGTGGCCGCCAAGGCGCTCGTCGACGCCGCCCTCGAGAACTGA
- a CDS encoding tetratricopeptide repeat protein — MTDANFTRPGAVDLSSLTDAAPTGGSYVTSVTEASFNDLAGTSMQHPVVVEFFSPRDPNGQQVSAALAELINAAQGRFLLGRVDVDAEPRLAQALGVQAVPTVVALIGGQMAPLFQGTKSREEISAVLDQIAQLAVGNGMTGRAQPVGGAPAGNGDAEQQPVANPRFAKADAALQAGDFAQAVREFDELLKETPHDAEVVAGRAQSALLERSATFNPAEIVARAAAQPDDVAAQLDAADLEIINGRYEEAFDRLLGLAAESDEEQRDAIRVRLLELFEVVGRTEKVVLKARRRLASVLF; from the coding sequence ATGACTGATGCGAACTTCACGCGCCCGGGCGCCGTTGACCTGTCCTCACTGACGGATGCCGCGCCGACGGGTGGCAGCTACGTCACCTCGGTGACCGAGGCCAGCTTCAACGACCTCGCCGGCACATCGATGCAGCACCCGGTGGTCGTCGAGTTCTTCTCCCCCCGGGACCCCAACGGCCAGCAGGTCTCCGCAGCGCTGGCCGAGCTGATCAACGCCGCCCAGGGTCGCTTCCTGCTGGGGCGCGTCGACGTCGATGCCGAACCGCGGCTGGCCCAGGCGCTGGGCGTTCAGGCCGTGCCCACAGTCGTCGCCCTCATCGGGGGCCAGATGGCCCCCCTGTTCCAGGGCACCAAGTCCCGCGAGGAGATCTCGGCAGTACTCGACCAGATCGCGCAGCTCGCCGTCGGCAACGGCATGACCGGCCGGGCCCAGCCCGTGGGCGGGGCCCCCGCCGGCAACGGCGACGCCGAGCAGCAGCCCGTTGCCAACCCGCGCTTCGCGAAGGCCGACGCCGCCCTGCAGGCGGGCGACTTCGCACAGGCCGTCCGGGAATTCGACGAACTGCTCAAGGAGACCCCGCACGACGCCGAGGTCGTCGCCGGCCGCGCCCAGAGCGCTCTGCTGGAGCGCTCCGCCACCTTCAACCCCGCGGAGATCGTGGCGCGGGCCGCCGCCCAGCCCGACGATGTCGCCGCCCAGCTCGACGCGGCAGACCTCGAGATCATCAACGGCCGCTACGAGGAGGCGTTCGACAGGCTGCTCGGCCTCGCCGCCGAGAGCGACGAGGAGCAGCGCGACGCCATCCGCGTGCGCCTGCTGGAGCTCTTCGAGGTCGTCGGCCGCACTGAGAAGGTCGTCCTCAAGGCACGCCGCCGGCTCGCGTCCGTCCTGTTCTGA
- a CDS encoding AI-2E family transporter, whose protein sequence is MSHPDEASPETGVPGAIPASEAPGPTPGMAATPRHVGAGHARLPRVVGRFFGTTARGARKMLTPLPEAVIEPVPPTPHAVEERRYSAFGMGFMGAIGVLVALALAQAVLTVQSVLILAVLALFLALGLNPAVEFLTRLRVPRGIGVALVTLLLLGVLALGVVALVPIFTEQTTALTTQLPEMLQTLLNHPLLAQWEQRDEVLARVQEFITSGALLQNLFGGLMGAGRLVANLVFSVIVTLVLTVYFLASLPTIKETIYALAPASRRPRARYLADGIFGGVSGYITGMFVIVSIASVSALIFMNIAGLGDYSLALAFVVAIFCFIPLVGSSLAMITVAIVGFAVDPAIGIATIIYFVIYQQFDAYILYPNVMKRTVKVPGALVVLSAIIGGMLFGVIGAVIAIPTTAAVLLLYREIVQPALDAS, encoded by the coding sequence GTGAGCCACCCCGACGAGGCGTCGCCGGAGACCGGTGTCCCTGGGGCCATCCCCGCTTCCGAGGCACCCGGTCCCACCCCCGGCATGGCAGCCACGCCCAGGCACGTCGGGGCCGGCCACGCACGGCTGCCCCGCGTCGTCGGCCGCTTCTTCGGCACGACGGCGCGTGGGGCCCGCAAGATGCTCACGCCGCTGCCCGAGGCAGTCATCGAGCCGGTGCCCCCCACTCCGCACGCCGTCGAGGAGCGCCGCTACTCGGCCTTCGGCATGGGCTTCATGGGCGCCATCGGCGTCCTCGTAGCCCTTGCGCTGGCCCAGGCCGTCCTCACCGTGCAGAGCGTGCTCATCCTCGCCGTCCTCGCGCTCTTCCTGGCGCTGGGGCTCAACCCGGCCGTCGAATTCCTGACCCGACTGCGCGTACCCCGCGGCATCGGGGTGGCGCTGGTGACCCTCCTGCTTCTCGGCGTGCTGGCCCTGGGCGTGGTCGCACTGGTGCCCATCTTCACCGAGCAGACCACCGCGCTCACCACGCAGTTGCCGGAGATGCTGCAGACCCTCCTCAACCATCCGCTCCTGGCGCAGTGGGAACAACGCGACGAAGTACTGGCGCGGGTGCAGGAGTTCATCACCTCCGGCGCGCTGCTCCAGAACCTCTTCGGTGGGCTGATGGGCGCGGGCCGGCTGGTGGCCAACCTCGTCTTCTCCGTGATCGTCACGTTGGTGCTCACGGTGTACTTCCTGGCCTCACTCCCCACCATCAAGGAGACCATCTACGCCCTCGCCCCGGCCAGCCGGCGCCCCCGTGCGCGCTACCTGGCCGACGGCATCTTCGGCGGCGTCTCCGGCTACATCACCGGCATGTTCGTGATCGTCAGCATCGCGTCGGTGTCTGCGTTGATCTTCATGAACATCGCCGGGCTGGGCGACTACTCGCTGGCGCTGGCCTTCGTCGTCGCGATCTTCTGCTTCATCCCGTTGGTCGGCTCCAGCTTGGCCATGATCACGGTCGCCATCGTCGGTTTCGCGGTGGACCCGGCCATCGGCATCGCCACCATCATCTACTTCGTGATCTACCAGCAGTTCGACGCCTACATCCTCTACCCGAACGTGATGAAGCGCACCGTGAAGGTGCCGGGCGCATTGGTGGTGCTCTCGGCGATCATCGGCGGCATGCTGTTCGGTGTGATCGGGGCCGTCATCGCCATTCCCACCACCGCCGCGGTGCTGCTGCTGTACCGCGAGATCGTCCAGCCCGCGCTCGACGCCTCCTGA